A genome region from Glutamicibacter arilaitensis Re117 includes the following:
- a CDS encoding M18 family aminopeptidase codes for MAHIADLAEYVATSPSSYHAAASAAKRLDAVGFNALDEKQAWNLGPGSYYVIRDGAIIAWVQPEAATATSGFHILGAHTDSPGFKLKPKPTIGSNGWWQAGVEVYGGPLLNSWLDRELVLAGRLVLKDGSEHLAQTEPILRIPQLAIHLDRQVNEGLALDKQTHTNPVFGAGDLADADILAILAKSAGVDPSQVAGYDILTAPAQRGEVFGEGKNFFASSRLDNLSSVHAGLIALADHSRKPAGNHIAMLAAFDHEELGSSSRSGACGPFLEELINRIQASLGGNVEDNARALSNSVCLSADAGHAVHPNYPERHDPANRPQLNAGPLLKINANQRYATDAVGAAAFANWCEAAGVPYQEFVSNNRVPCGSTIGPLTATRIGIRTLDVGVALLSMHSAREMCGVDDPWYLSKVSREFFGA; via the coding sequence ATGGCCCACATTGCAGACCTGGCCGAATACGTCGCAACCTCTCCATCGAGCTACCACGCTGCAGCTTCGGCCGCGAAACGCCTGGATGCCGTTGGATTCAACGCTTTGGACGAAAAGCAGGCCTGGAACTTGGGTCCCGGCTCTTACTACGTCATCCGCGACGGAGCGATCATTGCCTGGGTGCAGCCAGAAGCAGCTACCGCGACCAGCGGCTTCCATATCCTTGGTGCCCACACCGATTCCCCCGGTTTCAAGCTCAAGCCAAAGCCAACCATCGGTTCCAACGGCTGGTGGCAAGCAGGCGTTGAAGTTTACGGCGGACCTCTGCTCAATTCCTGGTTGGACCGCGAACTGGTGCTCGCCGGCCGTTTGGTTCTCAAGGACGGTTCCGAACATCTAGCCCAGACCGAACCGATCCTGCGCATCCCGCAGTTGGCTATTCACCTTGACCGCCAAGTCAACGAAGGGTTGGCCCTGGACAAACAGACCCACACCAACCCAGTCTTCGGCGCAGGCGATTTGGCGGATGCTGACATTCTGGCGATCCTAGCGAAATCTGCAGGGGTCGACCCGTCGCAGGTAGCTGGCTACGACATCCTGACCGCTCCTGCCCAGCGTGGCGAAGTCTTCGGCGAAGGCAAGAACTTCTTCGCCAGCTCGCGATTGGACAACCTTTCTTCGGTGCACGCTGGCCTGATCGCATTGGCTGATCATTCCCGCAAGCCAGCAGGCAATCACATTGCGATGCTGGCGGCTTTTGATCATGAAGAACTAGGTTCATCGTCGCGATCGGGTGCCTGCGGACCGTTCTTGGAAGAGCTGATCAACCGCATCCAGGCATCCCTGGGCGGCAATGTTGAAGACAATGCCCGTGCGCTGTCGAACTCGGTGTGCTTGTCTGCAGATGCCGGCCATGCCGTGCACCCGAACTACCCCGAGCGCCACGACCCAGCCAACCGTCCGCAGTTGAACGCAGGCCCGTTGCTGAAGATCAACGCCAACCAGCGCTATGCCACCGACGCTGTCGGTGCCGCCGCATTCGCCAACTGGTGCGAGGCTGCCGGTGTTCCGTACCAGGAATTCGTTTCCAACAACCGCGTGCCTTGCGGCTCAACCATCGGTCCGCTGACCGCGACCCGAATCGGCATTCGCACCCTGGACGTGGGCGTAGCGCTGCTGTCCATGCACTCCGCTCGCGAGATGTGCGGCGTGGATGATCCTTGGTACCTGTCCAAGGTTTCGCGCGAATTCTTCGGAGCCTAG
- a CDS encoding LapA family protein, protein MATADRIPEQNEIPANSPAGELETTLPMDSKVQQSEPAGTNKLPATKLGRIWTATIFGLVVLILLIVFIAQNQDQVTLNYFAYQGQVNLGLALFFAAVGGALVVAIAGVARVIQLRATAKKRRKANKR, encoded by the coding sequence ATGGCTACAGCCGATCGAATACCAGAACAAAACGAGATTCCAGCAAACTCACCCGCAGGCGAGCTGGAGACTACCTTGCCGATGGATTCCAAGGTCCAGCAGTCCGAACCTGCCGGCACAAACAAGCTTCCAGCCACAAAGCTGGGGCGCATCTGGACCGCTACGATCTTCGGCCTGGTCGTCCTGATCTTGCTGATTGTCTTCATCGCCCAGAACCAGGATCAGGTGACGCTGAACTACTTCGCTTATCAGGGACAGGTCAACCTTGGACTGGCGTTATTCTTTGCCGCCGTTGGCGGTGCCCTGGTGGTTGCGATCGCCGGAGTGGCCCGCGTAATCCAGCTGCGCGCTACTGCCAAGAAACGGCGCAAGGCCAACAAGCGCTAA
- a CDS encoding response regulator translates to MSVDDKIKVLLVDDQPLLRMGFRLILEGEDDIVIAGEAADGLDALAQTAALKPDVVLMDVRMPKMDGLEATERIAKEHPETKIIILTTFDLDEYAFSGLQAGASAFLLKDVAPEELVHAVRLVASGDAVVAPRVTARLLETYVRNAGHGVPGQAAEPKRDPLLDDLTPREQEVLRALAEGLSNAEIAHRFFLSEATVKTHVRRILTKLHLRDRVQAVVYAYETGLVIPSQGLDY, encoded by the coding sequence ATGAGCGTGGACGATAAAATCAAGGTCCTGCTGGTCGATGACCAGCCCCTCTTACGCATGGGATTCCGCCTCATCCTCGAAGGCGAAGACGATATTGTCATCGCCGGTGAAGCAGCTGACGGTCTCGACGCCCTGGCGCAGACCGCCGCACTGAAGCCAGACGTGGTGCTAATGGACGTGCGCATGCCCAAGATGGACGGTCTTGAAGCGACCGAACGCATCGCCAAAGAGCATCCGGAAACCAAGATCATCATCCTGACCACCTTTGACCTGGACGAGTACGCATTCTCCGGCCTCCAAGCCGGAGCCAGCGCGTTCCTGCTCAAAGATGTGGCCCCGGAGGAACTGGTCCACGCGGTGCGCTTGGTCGCTTCCGGTGATGCGGTCGTGGCGCCGCGCGTAACCGCGCGACTGCTGGAAACCTACGTGCGCAACGCCGGACATGGTGTTCCGGGCCAAGCTGCCGAACCCAAGCGAGACCCGTTGCTCGATGATCTGACCCCACGAGAACAAGAAGTGCTGCGTGCGCTCGCCGAGGGCTTGTCCAATGCCGAGATTGCGCACCGTTTCTTCCTTTCTGAAGCGACGGTGAAAACCCATGTACGGAGGATCCTGACCAAATTGCATCTGCGCGATCGAGTGCAAGCGGTGGTGTACGCCTACGAGACCGGACTGGTGATCCCGTCCCAAGGCTTGGACTACTAG
- a CDS encoding sensor histidine kinase: MSQPTLQETVVSFDELAAKRMGRVRRYLRTHPRLVVIGAVVIYLLLTLPGVLVFAAMPDANATGLLVVTLAISAALLYRRRAPMTVIILVFIFECLALVIAGSQGGLGGVGMVIALYTVATSYSAKRTIPLAILAGSFQTVLMVLMGFPDMEGMEFDPQAGIDEMIFTRVIIAVSGSFVIGFYIAAAAVGMNVRNSRIHEAELNHWASQVSRLAQVQERNRIAREMHDVVAHSLSVMIALSEGARVVAKRDQTRADEVLNELSGTGRAALADMRRMLGVLRQEESGDLAPQPTGGNVEQLLEGFRTAGLPVSFTHTGDPLPEDTTFQLTVFRIIQESLTNSLRYARNVSDVQVRLERRRDELRMEIMDNGDATRVPSIGSGRGLRGMRERAALFDGTVDAGPLASGGWIVKAVLKLPECSLQNETKKAVNE; encoded by the coding sequence ATGAGTCAACCGACGCTGCAGGAAACCGTGGTTTCCTTCGATGAACTGGCCGCCAAACGAATGGGCCGGGTACGGCGCTATTTGCGTACCCACCCCCGCTTGGTGGTCATCGGCGCGGTGGTCATCTACCTGCTGCTGACCTTGCCCGGTGTTTTGGTGTTCGCCGCAATGCCAGATGCCAACGCCACCGGACTGCTGGTAGTCACTCTCGCCATCAGCGCTGCCCTGTTGTACCGGCGCAGGGCTCCGATGACGGTGATTATCCTGGTCTTCATTTTTGAATGCCTGGCTTTGGTGATCGCCGGTTCGCAAGGCGGCCTTGGCGGGGTGGGGATGGTCATCGCCCTGTATACGGTTGCCACCAGCTACTCGGCCAAACGCACCATCCCATTGGCAATCCTGGCCGGTAGTTTCCAAACCGTCTTGATGGTTCTCATGGGCTTCCCCGATATGGAGGGCATGGAATTCGATCCGCAAGCTGGAATTGACGAAATGATCTTCACCCGCGTCATCATTGCCGTTTCGGGAAGCTTCGTCATCGGGTTCTACATTGCCGCAGCGGCCGTAGGCATGAACGTGCGCAATTCGCGCATCCACGAAGCTGAACTCAATCACTGGGCGTCGCAGGTATCCAGACTCGCCCAGGTGCAAGAACGCAACCGCATTGCCCGCGAAATGCACGATGTAGTGGCCCACTCGCTCTCGGTGATGATCGCCTTGTCCGAGGGCGCGCGGGTGGTGGCTAAGCGTGATCAGACCCGGGCAGATGAAGTGCTCAACGAACTGTCCGGAACTGGCCGTGCCGCCTTGGCCGATATGCGCCGCATGCTTGGGGTGCTGCGGCAAGAAGAATCCGGAGACCTGGCCCCGCAGCCAACTGGCGGCAACGTGGAGCAGTTGCTTGAAGGGTTCCGCACCGCAGGCCTTCCGGTTTCCTTCACGCATACCGGCGACCCGTTGCCAGAAGACACCACCTTCCAACTGACTGTCTTCCGTATTATTCAAGAGTCCCTGACGAATTCCCTGCGCTATGCCCGTAACGTAAGTGATGTGCAGGTCCGTCTGGAACGGCGCCGGGATGAACTTCGCATGGAAATTATGGATAACGGCGATGCGACCAGAGTTCCGAGTATCGGCAGTGGGCGGGGACTGCGTGGCATGCGCGAACGAGCCGCACTCTTTGACGGAACCGTTGACGCCGGGCCGCTGGCCAGCGGCGGGTGGATCGTCAAAGCGGTTCTGAAACTTCCCGAATGCAGCTTGCAGAACGAAACTAAGAAGGCAGTGAACGAATGA
- a CDS encoding drug ABC transporter inner membrane subunit, whose amino-acid sequence MTTHLATAPAGKVTLWGVLRSEAIRFFALNSTRILIAVAFVVYLGIAAIATWGVGSLNNSDMAGMGEVQGMEMMTDPNMAAQLIGSGLVFSQLILGVLGVLLFSGEFTTGSAVSTFLASPQRFRVLAAKTILITLLTGIVQIAATLAAFALCKPISDAYNLGLEFGSESFQKVLWFGALAVIMAALIGLALGVLLRNSAGGITSLAGLFFVLPIIVALLTAFTDWAQYVAKFMPDQLGIGLATPASVSTDLEQWQQLLGVAGWIVLPLALGAVLLAKRDIK is encoded by the coding sequence ATGACTACCCATCTCGCAACCGCACCTGCCGGCAAAGTCACCCTCTGGGGCGTGCTGCGCAGTGAAGCCATCCGTTTCTTCGCACTGAACTCCACGCGTATCTTGATCGCTGTCGCCTTCGTGGTCTACCTGGGCATCGCAGCCATTGCGACCTGGGGAGTCGGGTCGTTGAATAACAGCGACATGGCCGGCATGGGGGAAGTGCAGGGGATGGAGATGATGACAGACCCCAACATGGCCGCCCAGCTGATCGGCTCAGGGCTGGTCTTCAGCCAGCTGATCCTCGGCGTGCTCGGCGTGCTGCTTTTCAGCGGTGAATTCACCACTGGCTCTGCAGTGAGCACCTTCTTGGCCAGCCCGCAGCGCTTCCGCGTGCTGGCGGCCAAGACGATCCTGATTACGCTGCTGACCGGTATCGTCCAGATTGCCGCCACCCTGGCCGCCTTCGCGCTTTGCAAGCCGATTTCCGATGCATACAACTTAGGTCTGGAATTCGGCAGCGAGTCCTTCCAGAAGGTGCTCTGGTTCGGGGCACTGGCCGTGATCATGGCGGCATTGATCGGATTGGCGCTCGGGGTGTTGCTGCGCAATTCTGCCGGCGGAATCACCAGCCTGGCAGGTTTGTTCTTCGTACTGCCGATCATCGTTGCCCTGCTGACTGCTTTCACCGACTGGGCACAGTACGTTGCCAAGTTCATGCCAGATCAGCTGGGTATCGGCTTGGCCACTCCAGCCAGCGTTTCCACGGATCTGGAGCAATGGCAGCAGCTGTTGGGCGTGGCAGGCTGGATAGTGCTTCCCCTGGCACTGGGAGCTGTCTTGCTGGCCAAGCGGGACATCAAATAG
- a CDS encoding ABC transporter ATP-binding protein, whose translation MIQAQQLTKKYGGKTVVDNASFAVQEGMVTGFLGPNGAGKSTTMRMIVGLAKPTSGEVLVNGSDFRKSRHPLTQVGTLLEAKSVHKSLTPLAHLRAMAATAGLPAARVDEVLELTGLSSVRRKKVGGFSLGMGQRLGIATALLGDPQVLILDEPVNGLDPEGVAWVRHLARQQAAAGKTVFISSHLMSEMAQTADHLIVIGRGRIMADAPISEFIDNGLDQTIVRAADIEVLMNVLSADGVQLRRIDEHALEVTGPDSAAIGRRALEHGVALSELRPLQRTLEDAYMELTRDAVEYHSTIVAEPSGGK comes from the coding sequence ATGATCCAGGCACAGCAGTTGACGAAGAAATACGGTGGAAAGACCGTGGTCGATAATGCATCGTTCGCAGTCCAAGAAGGAATGGTGACCGGATTCCTGGGCCCGAATGGCGCCGGTAAATCCACCACCATGCGCATGATCGTAGGGCTGGCCAAACCTACCAGTGGCGAGGTTCTGGTCAACGGAAGCGATTTCAGGAAATCGCGCCACCCGCTGACCCAGGTTGGCACCTTGCTGGAAGCCAAATCGGTCCATAAGTCACTGACTCCGCTGGCGCATTTGCGGGCAATGGCTGCAACTGCAGGACTGCCGGCAGCCAGGGTGGATGAAGTACTCGAGCTCACCGGCCTGAGTAGCGTGCGGCGTAAGAAAGTCGGAGGTTTCTCGCTGGGCATGGGACAGCGCTTGGGCATCGCGACAGCCCTGTTAGGAGATCCGCAGGTGCTGATCCTCGATGAGCCGGTCAACGGCCTGGATCCTGAAGGCGTGGCATGGGTCCGCCACCTGGCCCGCCAGCAGGCAGCTGCAGGTAAAACCGTGTTCATTTCTTCGCACTTGATGAGCGAAATGGCTCAGACCGCTGATCACCTGATCGTGATTGGCCGCGGCCGGATCATGGCCGACGCACCAATCAGCGAATTCATCGATAACGGTCTGGACCAAACGATTGTGCGAGCAGCAGACATCGAAGTTCTGATGAATGTGCTCAGCGCCGACGGTGTTCAGCTGCGGCGGATTGATGAGCACGCCCTGGAAGTTACCGGTCCCGATTCTGCGGCCATTGGCCGTCGTGCCTTGGAGCACGGGGTGGCACTGAGCGAATTACGTCCGCTGCAGCGCACCTTGGAAGACGCTTATATGGAGCTGACCCGTGATGCCGTTGAATACCACTCGACTATCGTTGCCGAACCAAGCGGCGGGAAGTAA
- a CDS encoding YdcF family protein — MEAALAQLVGWIFLAALWWVFVRQYRKDPRRLILAVLLLPLVLFSISAIVDLLTAVLPGFGFLFSILLVLTPLMVVVFGAALVYNGILMCRREGAKPANLLSLGAGLAVFALPVIAVLLIRIESWWTYALAFFLFMASLFTASLFAMLLLYAWVHGRFPSKADSAAVVVLGARTIKGKVTPLLRGRLDKGIELQQLQHSPRPFMVPTGGQGHDEVEPEGVSMAKYLQEQGIDEAQILIEDRAKDTMENLRFSNALIREQRPDGQLWLVTSDYHALRVAMASRQLGLDARAFGGKTAAYYRPSAFLRECVAIVRDQKKLMILLALPFALAIAGMMFVLPAVLI, encoded by the coding sequence ATGGAAGCAGCATTAGCGCAGCTTGTCGGCTGGATCTTTTTGGCAGCGCTCTGGTGGGTTTTTGTCCGGCAATACCGCAAGGACCCGCGACGCTTGATCCTGGCGGTGCTGCTATTGCCGTTGGTGCTGTTTTCCATTTCGGCGATTGTTGATCTGCTAACTGCGGTGCTTCCCGGATTCGGGTTCCTGTTCTCCATTCTCTTAGTTCTTACCCCGCTGATGGTCGTGGTGTTCGGCGCGGCCCTGGTCTACAACGGGATCTTGATGTGCCGGCGTGAAGGAGCTAAACCCGCAAATCTGTTGTCCCTGGGCGCCGGGCTCGCGGTCTTTGCCTTGCCGGTCATCGCCGTACTGCTGATCCGCATCGAATCCTGGTGGACCTATGCGCTGGCATTCTTCTTGTTCATGGCCTCGCTCTTTACCGCGAGCCTATTTGCGATGCTGCTGCTGTATGCGTGGGTGCACGGCAGATTCCCGTCGAAAGCTGACAGCGCAGCTGTGGTGGTCCTAGGCGCTCGAACCATCAAAGGCAAGGTCACCCCGTTGCTGCGCGGTCGCTTGGATAAGGGCATTGAGCTGCAGCAGCTTCAGCACTCGCCTCGTCCCTTCATGGTTCCCACTGGGGGACAAGGCCATGATGAGGTGGAGCCAGAAGGCGTGAGCATGGCTAAGTACCTGCAAGAGCAAGGGATCGACGAGGCGCAGATCCTGATCGAAGACCGGGCCAAGGACACTATGGAGAACCTGAGGTTCTCCAACGCCCTGATCCGCGAACAGCGCCCGGATGGCCAGCTGTGGCTGGTCACCAGCGACTATCACGCGCTGCGGGTAGCGATGGCTTCCCGCCAGCTGGGCCTGGACGCCCGTGCTTTCGGCGGGAAGACCGCTGCGTACTACCGGCCCAGTGCTTTCCTGCGAGAATGCGTAGCGATCGTGCGGGATCAAAAGAAACTGATGATCTTGCTGGCCTTGCCCTTCGCCTTGGCCATCGCAGGGATGATGTTTGTGCTGCCCGCAGTATTGATCTAA
- a CDS encoding phytoene desaturase family protein has product MIDVAVVGAGPNGLAAAAVAARAGLEVTVYEANDSIGGAARTQMLNGSQAKFDLGSAVHPMAMQSQAMHELGVHDKVDFIVPEISFAHVLDRRTAYAYKDLERTGEELGGADGEMYTRLLGPLVNQIDGVSQTLLNPLLKVPSNPLALATFALGTVAGMGLKNLFSGKFERAAALYAGCAAHVAGGSRGPANAGAGLFLAATAHGKGWAIPRGGSQAISNALAEEAMAYGAKIHTGVRINHIDELSAQNVLFDTSAEDAAKLSNGHLPAQLSHAMLNTRRSPGSCLVHYVLSEPVPWRDATLGKAGTVHLGGTALQVGKAERTAIRRGSAKPYMIVAQPSQFDNSRAPRGQHVIWAYCHVPLDSPVDMSREIKDMIEQAAPGFSDAILEAHVVTAKELEAQNSALVGGDLSGGTMDLLGSIKRPRISTDPWYLQSKGLYLVSSAAPPGPSVHGMGGFLGAQSMLKREYGITNWKSVN; this is encoded by the coding sequence ATGATTGACGTTGCCGTTGTCGGAGCAGGACCCAACGGGCTGGCGGCCGCAGCAGTAGCTGCCCGTGCCGGATTAGAAGTCACGGTTTACGAGGCCAATGACAGCATTGGCGGGGCCGCGCGTACGCAAATGCTCAACGGTTCCCAGGCGAAGTTTGATTTGGGCAGTGCGGTGCATCCAATGGCGATGCAATCCCAGGCCATGCATGAACTGGGCGTCCACGACAAGGTGGATTTCATCGTTCCGGAGATTTCCTTTGCTCACGTGCTGGATCGCAGAACGGCCTATGCCTATAAGGACCTGGAACGCACCGGAGAAGAACTTGGCGGGGCAGACGGTGAAATGTACACGCGGCTGCTCGGTCCACTGGTCAACCAGATCGACGGGGTCAGCCAGACCCTGCTCAATCCCCTGCTCAAGGTCCCTTCGAACCCGTTAGCCTTGGCGACTTTTGCTTTGGGTACGGTAGCCGGGATGGGTCTCAAAAACCTCTTTTCTGGAAAATTTGAACGCGCTGCCGCGCTATATGCAGGCTGCGCCGCGCACGTCGCAGGCGGTTCGCGCGGCCCGGCTAATGCCGGGGCAGGCTTGTTCCTCGCGGCAACCGCACATGGCAAGGGATGGGCTATTCCGCGTGGCGGCTCCCAAGCCATCAGCAACGCATTGGCCGAAGAGGCAATGGCTTACGGAGCAAAAATCCACACCGGGGTTCGCATCAACCATATTGATGAGCTCTCTGCGCAGAACGTCCTGTTTGATACGTCGGCAGAAGACGCCGCCAAACTCTCCAATGGCCATCTGCCAGCACAGCTTTCCCACGCAATGCTCAATACCCGGCGCTCGCCGGGAAGCTGCTTGGTGCACTATGTGCTTTCCGAACCGGTTCCGTGGCGCGATGCGACGCTGGGCAAGGCCGGGACGGTGCACCTGGGCGGCACAGCCCTCCAAGTGGGGAAGGCCGAACGCACCGCGATACGCAGGGGATCGGCTAAGCCGTACATGATCGTGGCCCAGCCATCGCAATTCGATAATTCAAGGGCACCGCGGGGCCAGCATGTGATCTGGGCTTACTGCCACGTGCCACTGGATTCTCCGGTCGACATGAGCCGGGAAATCAAGGACATGATTGAACAGGCGGCCCCGGGGTTCAGCGATGCCATCCTTGAAGCACATGTAGTGACTGCCAAGGAATTGGAAGCACAGAACTCGGCGCTGGTCGGAGGGGACCTTTCCGGGGGAACCATGGACCTGCTGGGCAGCATCAAACGCCCGCGGATCTCCACCGATCCGTGGTACCTGCAGTCCAAGGGGCTGTACCTGGTTTCCTCAGCTGCTCCTCCGGGCCCATCGGTGCATGGCATGGGCGGATTCCTCGGGGCTCAATCGATGCTGAAACGAGAATACGGAATTACAAACTGGAAATCGGTGAACTGA
- a CDS encoding glycosyltransferase family 87 protein, producing the protein MNEPNQPQPARGPVRITVPSRADGFLRQFTALIGGPLGRHSEPGRIDPGFFSVERVIILMTTVGALLMLLAKNPCRINGWTGNNPYAYACYSDWVPLFSARGFAENPWAPFSAAAQFEYPVLMSTVASAVASIIPTGIENRSLLYFDINLLLVAILWMVTVIATLRMTGRRPWDAAMVAIAPGIILAGSINWDMWAVALLALGMLAFARKHTVLAGVLIGLGTAMKIYPFFILGAVLVLAIRTGKFKTFWVTAGTAAATWVLVNLPYALAFPTSFMHFFNFSSERGAGFSSFWHAFNVIADNREGIAQFEAEQISRYGLILFFLCCVGVAVLGLTAKRTPRLASMAFLIIASFVMVNKVYSPQFIVWLIPLFALALPRWREFVIWMLVEVAHFYGVWFYLDSLSAEEAQKAFPETGYVVLVLAHMVMLGYLMFLVARSILDPRHDPIRAVGQDDPLAGPYAGAPDRWTLRGLLAGSKNTNEVAENKS; encoded by the coding sequence ATGAATGAGCCAAACCAGCCCCAGCCCGCGCGTGGACCTGTGCGGATTACCGTGCCATCACGCGCTGACGGGTTCCTTCGACAGTTCACTGCACTGATCGGCGGACCTTTGGGCCGGCATAGCGAACCGGGTCGAATCGACCCGGGATTCTTCAGCGTTGAACGCGTCATCATCTTGATGACTACCGTCGGTGCACTGCTGATGCTGTTGGCAAAGAACCCGTGCCGGATCAACGGGTGGACTGGTAACAACCCTTACGCCTACGCCTGCTATAGCGACTGGGTCCCGCTCTTTTCCGCTCGTGGTTTCGCGGAAAACCCGTGGGCGCCTTTCAGCGCCGCGGCCCAGTTCGAATATCCGGTGTTGATGAGCACGGTCGCCTCGGCTGTCGCTTCGATCATCCCCACCGGGATCGAGAACCGTTCCCTGCTGTACTTCGATATCAATCTCTTGCTGGTAGCGATCTTGTGGATGGTCACGGTCATCGCCACCCTGCGCATGACTGGGCGGCGCCCCTGGGATGCGGCGATGGTAGCAATCGCGCCGGGCATCATCCTGGCCGGCAGCATCAACTGGGATATGTGGGCTGTGGCCTTGCTGGCCCTGGGCATGTTGGCCTTCGCCCGCAAGCACACCGTTTTAGCCGGAGTGCTGATCGGTTTGGGCACCGCGATGAAGATCTATCCGTTCTTCATCCTCGGCGCGGTGCTGGTCTTGGCTATCCGCACCGGAAAGTTCAAGACCTTCTGGGTCACCGCCGGTACTGCCGCGGCAACCTGGGTACTGGTGAACCTTCCCTATGCGCTGGCGTTCCCCACATCCTTCATGCACTTCTTCAACTTTTCCTCTGAACGCGGGGCAGGCTTCTCCAGCTTCTGGCACGCATTCAATGTCATTGCCGATAACCGGGAGGGCATCGCGCAATTTGAAGCGGAACAGATTTCCCGTTACGGCCTGATTCTCTTCTTCCTGTGCTGCGTGGGTGTAGCGGTGCTGGGGCTGACGGCTAAACGCACCCCGCGACTGGCTTCCATGGCCTTCTTGATCATCGCCTCATTTGTCATGGTCAATAAGGTGTATTCGCCGCAGTTCATCGTCTGGTTGATTCCGCTATTTGCCCTGGCCTTGCCGCGATGGCGTGAATTCGTGATCTGGATGCTGGTGGAGGTGGCGCACTTCTACGGTGTTTGGTTCTATCTTGATTCCCTGTCTGCCGAAGAAGCGCAGAAAGCCTTCCCGGAGACCGGCTACGTAGTGCTGGTGCTGGCGCATATGGTGATGCTGGGATACCTGATGTTCCTGGTTGCACGTTCCATCCTTGACCCGCGCCACGATCCGATTCGAGCAGTGGGCCAAGACGATCCATTGGCCGGACCGTACGCCGGTGCACCCGATCGCTGGACCCTGCGAGGTCTGCTGGCTGGATCCAAGAACACGAACGAAGTGGCGGAAAATAAATCATGA
- a CDS encoding acylneuraminate cytidylyltransferase, translating into MSKTNQPKAMAIIPARGGSKGIRLKNLREIGGKSLLGRAIESAKAATAVSDVVVSTDHEQIKAEALRYGATVIDRPAEIAGDTASSESVLLHALDNAPTQPEVTVFIQCTSPMIDPKDLDAAIATVSSGRSDVCLAAVADHGFHWALDAQGEAAAVGHDKMHRPRRQDREPRFRETGAFYAMETTGFREAGHRFFGQVRIQEVPAEHGIDIDTEADLQLAELTVPASQEPIEVDAVITDFDGVHTPDTAYVDEHGTETVRVSRSDGMGVARLRAAGVKFLILSKETNPVVAARAAKLKVEVAHGIENKAEYLARWLADESINPARVAYVGNDINDLGAMALVGWPITVADAQDQVHRAARHRLTRKGGHGAVRELAELVLAARSATKISPSFTH; encoded by the coding sequence GTGAGCAAAACCAATCAGCCAAAAGCCATGGCCATCATCCCCGCTCGGGGAGGATCCAAGGGCATCCGGCTCAAGAACCTGCGTGAGATCGGCGGCAAGTCGCTGCTGGGACGCGCAATCGAATCAGCCAAGGCCGCGACGGCAGTCAGCGACGTCGTAGTCAGCACCGACCATGAGCAAATCAAGGCCGAAGCACTGCGCTACGGAGCTACCGTCATTGATCGACCGGCAGAGATCGCCGGCGATACGGCCAGCAGCGAATCGGTTCTGCTTCACGCATTGGACAATGCGCCAACCCAGCCAGAGGTCACCGTATTCATCCAGTGCACCAGCCCGATGATCGATCCGAAGGACCTGGACGCAGCTATCGCAACCGTGTCTTCCGGGCGATCAGATGTGTGCTTAGCAGCGGTTGCCGATCACGGTTTCCACTGGGCACTCGATGCCCAGGGCGAAGCGGCCGCCGTGGGGCATGACAAAATGCACCGCCCGCGCCGCCAGGACCGCGAACCCCGCTTCCGCGAAACCGGAGCCTTCTATGCCATGGAAACCACCGGGTTCCGTGAAGCAGGGCATCGCTTCTTCGGACAGGTCCGGATTCAAGAAGTTCCCGCAGAGCACGGCATCGACATTGATACCGAAGCCGACCTGCAGCTGGCAGAACTGACCGTTCCCGCCAGCCAGGAACCAATTGAAGTGGATGCGGTCATCACTGATTTCGACGGGGTGCACACCCCGGACACCGCGTATGTCGATGAGCACGGGACAGAAACCGTGCGCGTCTCCCGCTCCGATGGAATGGGAGTGGCCCGGCTACGGGCCGCCGGAGTGAAGTTCCTGATTCTCTCCAAGGAAACCAACCCTGTTGTCGCTGCCCGCGCCGCCAAGCTGAAGGTGGAAGTGGCCCACGGCATCGAGAACAAAGCCGAATATCTGGCGCGCTGGCTTGCCGACGAATCCATCAACCCGGCTCGTGTTGCCTACGTAGGCAACGACATCAACGACCTGGGTGCGATGGCACTGGTTGGCTGGCCGATCACCGTGGCCGACGCCCAAGACCAAGTACACCGGGCTGCACGCCACCGGCTGACCCGCAAAGGCGGGCATGGCGCGGTACGCGAACTAGCCGAACTAGTTCTCGCCGCCCGCTCAGCTACCAAAATTTCTCCAAGTTTCACCCACTGA